Sequence from the Microbacterium faecale genome:
ATACTCCACCGTCACCTATTCGGTCTTCCCGGATGAGGTCGCGCGACTCAACGCCTTCGCCTCGGGCCAGATTCAGTATGCCCACACCACAACGGCCGCGGCTGCGATCGACGCCAGGGATGCCGTCGCCGACGCGACCATGCAAGACACCGCGGTGACATGGGAGGGGCTGTTCTTCTTCGACCGTGACGGCGAGCTGCAGCCCGAGCTCGAGGATCCCCGCGTGCGAGAAGCGCTCGCGCTCGCCATCGACGCAGACGCCATGATCGAGACGATCCGCGGCGGCTACGGCGAGGCAACCGACCAGATCTTCTCGCCCACGATGGATGCCTTCGACGACGCGCTGGAAGGCAGCCACGATTACGACCCGGAACGCGCGAAGCAGCTTCTTGGGGACGCCGGATATCCCGACGGATTCACGCTGCCGTGGCCGCGCACCGGCACGATCCTCCCGGAGATCTACACCGCGATCTCCCAGTACTGGAACGAGATCGGCGTCACGACGGATGACGTGCAGTGGGGCCCCGGAGAAGCGGTGGCGTCGATCATGGCCGGCGACTTCGGCGTGGTGTACTTCTCGAACCTCCAGCTTCTGGACACCTGGTCAGTCATCCAACTCTCGGTTGCTCCCGACACCCAATACAATCCGTTCGGATCCGAGACCTCCGAGCTGAATGAGCTGATCGAGGAGCTGCAGTTCGCCGCCGACGACGAACGCGCCGCAGCTGGCCAGGCAGTGAATGAGTACCTCGTGGAAAACCATTGGTTCGCGCCGCTGTATCGGCCCGCGATGTTCTACCTGACTGCCCCCGAGATCAGCCTCACGGTTCAGCCCGGCTATGTTCAGCCGCCGATCTGGGCGTTCGCGCCAGCCTCGTGAGTACGCTGCTCCTCAAACGCGCGCTCTCGGGTTTCACCCTCATTCTGGCGATCTCGTTCATCGCTCAGCTGCTCGTTCTTCCGGGGATCGACAACATCGCCCGCAACGTCCTCGGTGAGCTTGCGAGCGACGAACAGGTCGATCAGAAGGCCGTGGAGCTTGGCTTAGACCGTCCGCTCATCGTGCGATACGGCGACTGGCTGCTGCGTGCGACGCAAGGAGATCTCGGCAGGTCCTATTTCACGCCCCAACCGGTCACGGAGGCGATCGCCTCGCGCCTTCCGGCGACGCTGTCGCTGGTGATCGCCGTGACCGCACTGACCGCGCTGATCGCGTTCGCCCTCGGCATCGTGGCGGCCATCAACCGCGGCAGCGTCGACCGGATCCTGCAGGTGCTGGTGACGGTCGCCGATGCGCTTCCCGCCTTCGTCATCGCGATCTTCATGGCCACCGTGTTCGCCGTGCAGTTGCGGTGGCTGCCGGCGACCGGCTACGTGCCCCTCCATGAATCGCCGGTCGGATGGCTCGCGTCGCTCACGCTGCCGGTCATCGCGATGACCATCTCCGGCGTCGTCGGCGTCGCTCAGCACGTGCGCTCGTCGGCGATCACGGTGGTGAAGAGCGACTACTTTCGCACCCGGCGCAGCCGGGGGCTTCCGAGCCGGTATCTGCTGATGACAACGGTGCTGCGGAACTCCGCGACGCCGGGAATGGCGGCGCTGGCCGTCCAGGTCGTCGGGCTCCTCGGCGCCTCCGTCGTGATCGAAGTCGTGTTCGCCCTGCCGGGCCTCGGTTCGCTCGCCGTTCAAGCGGCACTGCGGTCCGACATCCCCGTCATCCTCGGCATTCTGATGACCTACGTCGTGATCGTCGTCATCGTCAACCTGCTCGTCGACCTGCTGATCGCATGGATCAATCCGAAGGTGAGGATGAACGCGTGAACGCCGTAGCCACTGTTCCGGTTCCGCGGTCCGGCATCGCCCGTCGCTTCTTCGGGAATCCGCTCGGCACCGGATCAGCTGTCACACTCGTGCTCGTCGTGCTGATCGCCGCGTCGGCGCCGCTCCTCCCCCTCGCCCCGCCAGAGGCAGGCAATCTCTCCAGCGCGATGCAAGGGCCGTCAGGAGAGCACTGGCTCGGGACGGACACCACGGGGCGCGACATCCTGAGCCGCTTGATCTGGGGAGCGCGCATCAACCTTCTCGGCGCGGTGCTCACGGTCGTCGTGGCGCTGGTCCTGGGGGTGCCCGCGGGAATCCTGGCGGGCTACCACCGCGGATCCGTCGACACTGTCACGAGCTGGGTGAGCGATCTCGTCATGGCCCTCCCGGGCATTATCGTGCTGCTGGCCGTCAGCGCCGTCATGGGGCCGTCGAT
This genomic interval carries:
- a CDS encoding ABC transporter permease, with amino-acid sequence MSTLLLKRALSGFTLILAISFIAQLLVLPGIDNIARNVLGELASDEQVDQKAVELGLDRPLIVRYGDWLLRATQGDLGRSYFTPQPVTEAIASRLPATLSLVIAVTALTALIAFALGIVAAINRGSVDRILQVLVTVADALPAFVIAIFMATVFAVQLRWLPATGYVPLHESPVGWLASLTLPVIAMTISGVVGVAQHVRSSAITVVKSDYFRTRRSRGLPSRYLLMTTVLRNSATPGMAALAVQVVGLLGASVVIEVVFALPGLGSLAVQAALRSDIPVILGILMTYVVIVVIVNLLVDLLIAWINPKVRMNA
- a CDS encoding ABC transporter substrate-binding protein yields the protein MFRTRRLIAIAAAAAASLGLLASCADSSSPQADGSQDGDAGTLTLYSFTEPTSWDPAGFGESPYLPYALAVYDTLFVIGADGQVTPKLASGYEYNDDRTELTLALEEGIAFDDGTPFDAAAVKANIEHFQAFATPAGPLLQHVADATVVDDETVQLTLSQPDPGLLFSLTQAAGLMGNPNTLGTDEIAREPDGTGPYTLDAQGSVQGSQYVFDRKDEYWGQDYPYSTVTYSVFPDEVARLNAFASGQIQYAHTTTAAAAIDARDAVADATMQDTAVTWEGLFFFDRDGELQPELEDPRVREALALAIDADAMIETIRGGYGEATDQIFSPTMDAFDDALEGSHDYDPERAKQLLGDAGYPDGFTLPWPRTGTILPEIYTAISQYWNEIGVTTDDVQWGPGEAVASIMAGDFGVVYFSNLQLLDTWSVIQLSVAPDTQYNPFGSETSELNELIEELQFAADDERAAAGQAVNEYLVENHWFAPLYRPAMFYLTAPEISLTVQPGYVQPPIWAFAPAS